In the Salvelinus namaycush isolate Seneca chromosome 35, SaNama_1.0, whole genome shotgun sequence genome, one interval contains:
- the LOC120029892 gene encoding ORM1-like protein 3: protein MNVGTAHSEVNPNTRVMNSRGIWLSYLLGIGLLHVILLSIPFASVPMVWTLTNIIHNLCMYLLLHLVKGTPFETPDQSKARFYTYWEQMDYGVQFTASRKFLTITPIVLYILTSFYTKYDQDHFVVNTVSLMTVLIPKLPQLHGVRIFGINKY from the exons ATGAATGTAGGCACGGCTCACAGCGAGGTGAACCCTAACACGCGGGTGATGAACAGCCGGGGCATCTGGCTCTCCTACCTCCTGGGCATCGGCCTGTTGCACGTCATCCTGCTCAGCATCCCCTTCGCTAGCGTACCCATGGTTTGGACCCTCACCAACATCATACACAACCTG TGCATGTACCTGTTGTTACACTTGGTGAAAGGAACTCCATTTGAGACTCCCGACCAGAGCAAGGCTCGCTTCTACACATACTGGGAGCAGATGGACTATGGTGTCCAGTTCACTGCCTCACGCAAGTTCCTCACCATCACCCCCATCGTCCT CTACATCCTCACCAGCTTCTACACCAAATACGACCAGGACCACTTTGTGGTCAACACGGTCTCTCTGATGACCGTGCTCATTCCCAAGCTCCCCCAGCTTCACGGAGTCCGGATCTTTGGGATTAACAAGTACTGA